The following coding sequences lie in one Rhodohalobacter barkolensis genomic window:
- a CDS encoding pyruvoyl-dependent arginine decarboxylase: MMVKTPNIYTLVKGASEGHTRLNAFDKALLNANVGDTNLMRMSSILPPAAEQVDVSEITLPKGGLIPLAYATIDSTTPGQLISASIAVGIPEDDREPGVIMEFEDHAPLTNVEEIVRQMVVDGFEYRNRKLKEIKSLGIEHKVERCGSVFAAAVLWYK, translated from the coding sequence ATGATGGTTAAAACTCCAAATATTTACACTCTCGTTAAAGGAGCCAGCGAAGGCCATACACGACTCAATGCATTTGATAAAGCTCTGCTGAACGCCAATGTTGGTGATACAAACCTGATGCGCATGAGCAGTATTTTACCTCCGGCTGCCGAGCAGGTTGATGTGAGTGAGATCACACTACCCAAAGGTGGATTGATTCCGTTAGCATACGCAACAATCGACAGCACAACTCCGGGACAGCTAATCTCTGCATCCATTGCAGTCGGAATTCCGGAAGATGACCGGGAGCCGGGAGTGATTATGGAGTTTGAAGATCATGCGCCTCTGACAAACGTGGAAGAGATCGTGCGACAGATGGTTGTGGATGGTTTTGAGTACAGAAATCGCAAGCTGAAAGAGATCAAGTCTCTCGGGATTGAGCACAAAGTAGAGCGATGCGGGTCTGTATTTGCTGCAGCCGTTCTGTGGTATAAATAG
- the speD gene encoding adenosylmethionine decarboxylase, translated as MEALGRQILVEFYDCDESKINDVSYIENSLIQATKASKATIISHNFHKFSPYGVSGVVVIAESHVAIHTWPEYNYAAVDIFTCGDTIDPWVIQEHLKDYFDSKNVSSMEMKRGMFRVPEGQKLLFKPDQNLQPN; from the coding sequence ATGGAAGCACTTGGAAGACAAATTCTGGTTGAGTTTTACGATTGTGACGAATCCAAAATCAATGATGTCTCATATATCGAAAACTCCCTCATTCAAGCGACTAAAGCATCAAAAGCGACAATAATCTCCCACAATTTTCACAAGTTCAGTCCATACGGCGTAAGCGGGGTGGTTGTGATTGCCGAATCTCATGTGGCAATCCATACCTGGCCCGAGTATAATTACGCGGCCGTTGATATCTTTACCTGCGGGGATACCATTGATCCCTGGGTGATTCAAGAGCACCTCAAAGATTATTTTGATTCGAAAAATGTCTCCAGTATGGAGATGAAGAGAGGAATGTTCCGTGTACCTGAAGGGCAGAAATTACTGTTCAAGCCGGATCAGAATTTACAGCCGAATTAA